One part of the Thermodesulfobacterium commune DSM 2178 genome encodes these proteins:
- a CDS encoding histidine triad nucleotide-binding protein has protein sequence MDCIFCKIVKKEIPSKVVYEDEKVVAFHDINPQAPYHILVIPKKHLSTLLDLTEEDKDLIGHIYLVINRLAKDLGFAERGYRVVVNCKEEAGQTVFHLHFHLLAGRTMGWPPG, from the coding sequence ATGGATTGCATATTTTGCAAAATCGTTAAAAAAGAAATACCGTCTAAAGTCGTTTATGAAGACGAAAAGGTAGTAGCTTTTCATGACATAAACCCTCAAGCTCCTTACCATATCTTGGTAATTCCTAAAAAGCATCTTTCTACGTTGCTTGACCTAACCGAAGAAGACAAGGATTTAATCGGGCATATCTATCTTGTTATCAACAGATTAGCCAAAGATTTAGGGTTTGCTGAAAGAGGATACAGGGTGGTTGTAAACTGTAAGGAAGAGGCAGGGCAGACGGTATTTCATCTACATTTTCACTTACTTGCTGGCAGAACTATGGGTTGGCCTCCAGGCTAA
- a CDS encoding PSP1 domain-containing protein, which yields MENKEVQVWLSAGTLKQGYPDMALKLFKPLPKGTYVLVEMPDERKEVCLLTEVSYKISFDVEGIPVVLRKATLKEIKEYEKKLELEEKGKEFCLQFAKELGLEMNLVRVDCFFDRSKIIFFYTAEGRIDFRQLVKELARALRMRIEMRQIGVRNETAILGGIGYCGREFCCARFLKSFTPLSIKFAKEQGLILDPNKISGPCGRLLCCLSYEMEVYREFLENLPKLGSKIKINEESYRVLKYHFFQRLVYLETKDGQVITLPVEELKSYILEQLEDSSVEDQLKNLEEEED from the coding sequence GTGCTGGCACCTTAAAACAGGGATATCCTGACATGGCATTAAAACTCTTCAAGCCTCTTCCTAAAGGCACTTATGTTTTGGTAGAGATGCCTGATGAAAGAAAGGAAGTTTGTTTGCTCACCGAGGTTTCTTATAAGATTTCCTTTGATGTAGAAGGAATTCCTGTAGTTTTGCGAAAGGCTACCCTTAAAGAAATCAAAGAATATGAGAAAAAGTTAGAACTGGAAGAGAAAGGCAAAGAGTTTTGCCTCCAGTTTGCTAAAGAGCTTGGACTTGAGATGAATTTGGTAAGGGTCGATTGCTTTTTTGATAGGAGTAAGATCATCTTTTTTTACACCGCAGAGGGCAGGATTGATTTCAGGCAGCTGGTAAAGGAGTTGGCCAGGGCTTTGAGGATGAGAATAGAGATGAGGCAGATAGGGGTGAGAAACGAAACAGCCATTTTAGGAGGGATAGGTTATTGCGGAAGAGAGTTTTGTTGCGCCAGGTTCTTAAAGTCCTTCACCCCTCTTTCTATTAAGTTTGCTAAAGAGCAAGGGCTTATCCTTGACCCTAATAAAATTTCAGGTCCTTGTGGAAGGTTGCTTTGTTGTCTAAGTTATGAGATGGAGGTATATAGAGAATTTTTAGAAAATTTACCTAAGCTTGGGAGTAAGATTAAGATTAATGAAGAATCTTATCGGGTTTTAAAATATCACTTTTTTCAAAGATTAGTTTACTTAGAAACAAAAGATGGTCAAGTTATTACCTTACCTGTTGAAGAATTAAAGTCTTACATTTTAGAGCAGTTAGAAGATTCTTCTGTTGAAGATCAATTGAAGAACCTTGAAGAGGAGGAGGATTGA
- the metG gene encoding methionine--tRNA ligase has protein sequence MRIYLTTPIYYVNAYPHLGHAYTTLIVDGIARFYRLKNWQVFFLTGTDEHGDKIQKTAKDKGLSPQALVDEISESFKRTWDYFGIGYSRFIRTTEETHKKTVQRVLQQLYEKGEIYQDEYEGLYCVGCERFLTTKELDEQGRCKDHQKTPELIKEKNYFFNLEKYRFWLKDYIQKNDLIYPAFYKEEVLNMLEEELPPLCISRPKKRLEWGVELPFDKDYVTYVWFDALLNYLTGIGYPEDPNWEDWWKESHHFIAKDILKPHAVYWPIMLKALGLPVYKKLFVHGYWLVDRLKMSKSLGNIVDPVTLSKTYGKDQLRYFLFREMAFGYDAEFSFEAFITRINADLANDYGNLVYRTLNLTEKYFNSCVPPLNGLTEEDQAYLDMVKTALEDYHKLFSELQFHRALERLWEAIREGNVYIDRQAPWSLIKKGELDRAGTVLRVLLEVIKSFAIALSPVMPETSQILLENMSYERPLSWEEVFNFKGLKEGAAAKKGKPLFPRIEDKPKEEEKVVEEKKEETGFISIDEFRKIDLRVGKIVAAEKVPNADKLLRLEVLCPEKRQIVSGIAQYYQPEELIGKEVIIVANLKPSKIRGILSEGMLLAAKDEKGLCLVTPEKEMAPGAKVS, from the coding sequence ATGCGGATCTATCTCACTACACCAATTTACTACGTAAACGCTTATCCTCATTTAGGACATGCCTATACCACGTTGATAGTAGATGGGATTGCCAGGTTTTACAGACTTAAAAATTGGCAGGTATTTTTTCTTACAGGTACAGATGAACACGGGGATAAGATCCAGAAAACAGCTAAAGATAAAGGACTTTCTCCTCAAGCTTTAGTTGATGAGATAAGTGAATCTTTTAAAAGAACTTGGGATTACTTTGGGATTGGTTATAGTCGTTTTATCAGGACTACTGAAGAAACCCATAAAAAGACCGTACAAAGGGTTTTGCAGCAACTTTACGAAAAAGGAGAAATCTATCAGGATGAATATGAGGGGCTTTACTGTGTTGGCTGCGAACGGTTTTTGACGACCAAAGAACTTGACGAACAAGGAAGATGTAAAGACCACCAAAAAACCCCCGAACTTATTAAAGAAAAAAACTATTTTTTTAATTTAGAAAAATACCGTTTCTGGTTAAAAGACTACATCCAAAAAAACGACCTGATATATCCTGCTTTTTACAAAGAAGAAGTACTTAACATGTTAGAAGAAGAGCTTCCTCCGCTTTGTATCTCTCGTCCTAAAAAAAGGCTTGAATGGGGGGTCGAGCTACCTTTTGATAAAGACTACGTAACCTATGTATGGTTTGACGCCCTTTTAAACTATCTTACAGGAATAGGTTATCCAGAGGACCCAAATTGGGAGGACTGGTGGAAGGAGTCTCATCACTTTATCGCCAAAGACATCCTTAAACCCCATGCAGTTTATTGGCCTATCATGTTAAAAGCCTTGGGATTACCTGTATACAAAAAGCTTTTTGTGCATGGATACTGGCTGGTTGATCGGTTAAAAATGTCTAAATCCCTAGGAAACATCGTAGATCCTGTAACCTTGAGCAAAACATACGGTAAAGACCAGCTAAGGTATTTCTTGTTTAGAGAGATGGCTTTTGGTTATGATGCAGAGTTTAGTTTTGAAGCTTTTATCACCAGGATAAACGCAGACCTTGCTAATGACTATGGTAACCTTGTTTATCGTACCTTAAACCTAACAGAAAAATACTTTAACTCTTGTGTTCCCCCTTTAAACGGGCTGACAGAAGAGGACCAGGCTTATTTAGACATGGTGAAGACAGCTTTAGAAGATTACCATAAGTTGTTTTCTGAACTTCAGTTTCATAGAGCTTTAGAAAGACTTTGGGAAGCCATCAGAGAAGGTAACGTTTACATCGACAGACAGGCCCCTTGGAGTCTTATAAAAAAAGGAGAGTTAGACAGGGCAGGAACGGTTCTTAGGGTTTTACTTGAAGTTATCAAGAGTTTTGCTATAGCCCTTTCTCCGGTGATGCCTGAAACCTCTCAGATTTTACTTGAAAATATGTCTTATGAAAGGCCACTTTCTTGGGAAGAGGTTTTTAATTTTAAGGGGTTAAAAGAAGGAGCGGCTGCTAAAAAAGGGAAGCCTCTTTTTCCAAGAATAGAAGATAAACCAAAGGAGGAAGAAAAGGTGGTAGAAGAAAAGAAAGAAGAGACAGGTTTTATCTCTATAGATGAGTTTAGAAAAATAGATTTAAGGGTAGGGAAGATAGTCGCTGCAGAAAAGGTCCCAAATGCAGATAAACTTTTAAGGTTAGAAGTGTTATGCCCAGAAAAAAGACAGATTGTTTCAGGAATAGCCCAGTATTATCAACCTGAGGAATTGATAGGTAAAGAGGTAATTATTGTGGCTAACCTGAAACCTTCTAAAATCAGAGGAATCCTTTCAGAGGGTATGCTTCTTGCAGCTAAGGATGAAAAGGGATTATGCTTGGTGACCCCTGAGAAAGAAATGGCCCCAGGGGCTAAAGTTAGCTAA
- a CDS encoding KH domain-containing protein: MSKLKDLVESIAKVLVDKPEAVQINEIEGEQTSVIELKVAKEDLGKIIGKEGRTAKAIRTILGAAGSKLRKRVVLEIIE; encoded by the coding sequence ATGAGCAAACTTAAAGATTTGGTGGAGAGCATTGCTAAGGTTCTGGTAGACAAACCAGAAGCAGTACAGATTAACGAGATCGAAGGAGAGCAAACCTCTGTAATCGAGCTTAAAGTTGCCAAGGAAGACCTTGGTAAAATCATAGGTAAAGAAGGGCGTACGGCTAAAGCTATTAGAACCATCTTAGGGGCTGCAGGAAGTAAACTTCGTAAAAGAGTTGTATTAGAAATCATAGAATAG
- the rimM gene encoding ribosome maturation factor RimM (Essential for efficient processing of 16S rRNA), with translation MKVPVAKILSTHGLKGEVKVSPLVSSFELLFQTKKFYLSPNSSEELVVESVKKGPGFNVLIFKFKDVDYETAKSLVNQKLYLSLEELPEPLEDEFYYHQIEGFCIKDPFGKIWGKVKEVMPMGEYDLLLIKTPEGFEFYVPMVEEYVVEMDFSSRTIIVQNLEGLIEVQKP, from the coding sequence GTGAAGGTTCCTGTTGCCAAAATCTTAAGCACCCATGGACTTAAGGGAGAGGTTAAAGTCTCTCCCTTGGTCTCTTCTTTTGAGCTTCTTTTTCAAACAAAAAAGTTCTATCTTTCTCCTAATTCTTCGGAAGAATTGGTGGTTGAGTCTGTTAAAAAAGGGCCTGGGTTTAACGTGCTCATCTTTAAGTTTAAAGATGTAGATTATGAAACAGCCAAAAGTCTTGTCAACCAAAAACTTTACTTAAGTTTAGAGGAACTTCCTGAGCCTTTGGAAGATGAATTTTATTATCACCAAATAGAGGGTTTTTGTATTAAAGATCCTTTTGGTAAAATTTGGGGTAAGGTTAAAGAGGTCATGCCGATGGGGGAGTATGACCTTCTATTGATAAAAACTCCAGAAGGATTTGAGTTCTATGTCCCTATGGTAGAAGAATACGTTGTGGAGATGGATTTTTCTTCTCGGACCATCATAGTTCAAAACTTAGAAGGCCTTATAGAAGTTCAAAAACCCTAA
- the trmD gene encoding tRNA (guanosine(37)-N1)-methyltransferase TrmD, with protein MQIDIITIFPEYFESPLKVGLLGKALQKGLLEINLVNLRDFCQDKHRVVDDEPFGGGEGMVFKPEPLYRAITSLKQKSKSPWVVYLSPQGEVLNQKIAEELSQKQHLILICGRYEGIDERIKETLIDQEVSIGDYVVFGGEVASLVLIECIARLIPGVVGKKDSVEKESFSSGLLKYPCYTRPRDFMGLKVPEVLLSGNHAAIEVYRRQKSLELTLKKRPHLLRQTLLSQEDLNFLANLLKKQRVYLFLLHYPVYNKRKEVITSAIANIDLHDLGRLGRTYGLKGIYIVQPLEDQRELAQELLDFWLKGGGAKYNPLRKEALKLVKVFSTFEEALDAVHHQEGEKPLLVGTDASPKKPPIPIETLQKFLWETPIVIVLGTAWGLTEEFLAKCDHFLEPIWGRLDTYNHLSVRSAASIIIDRLLGLYSFYKKSYKRKD; from the coding sequence ATGCAGATAGATATCATCACCATTTTCCCAGAATATTTTGAGAGTCCGTTAAAAGTAGGGCTTTTAGGAAAGGCTTTACAAAAAGGTCTTTTAGAGATCAATCTTGTTAATCTCAGAGACTTTTGTCAGGATAAACACCGTGTGGTTGATGATGAACCTTTTGGTGGTGGAGAGGGGATGGTTTTTAAACCTGAACCTCTCTACCGAGCGATAACATCTCTTAAACAAAAAAGTAAAAGCCCTTGGGTGGTCTATCTCTCCCCTCAAGGAGAGGTGTTAAATCAAAAAATAGCAGAAGAGCTTTCTCAAAAACAACATCTTATCCTTATTTGCGGAAGGTATGAAGGAATAGATGAAAGAATAAAAGAAACCTTAATAGACCAAGAAGTATCTATAGGAGATTATGTGGTTTTTGGAGGAGAAGTAGCAAGTCTAGTCCTAATTGAGTGTATAGCCAGACTAATCCCTGGAGTAGTAGGAAAAAAAGACTCTGTGGAGAAAGAATCTTTTTCTTCAGGACTTTTAAAATATCCTTGTTATACCAGACCCAGGGATTTTATGGGGTTAAAAGTCCCAGAGGTTCTTTTAAGCGGAAACCATGCCGCCATAGAGGTCTATCGAAGACAAAAATCCTTAGAATTAACCCTCAAAAAACGTCCTCATCTTTTAAGACAAACCTTGCTTTCTCAAGAAGATTTAAATTTTTTGGCTAATCTTTTAAAAAAACAGAGAGTCTATCTCTTTTTACTCCATTATCCGGTTTACAACAAGAGAAAAGAGGTAATTACTTCAGCCATTGCCAACATCGATTTACACGATTTGGGACGTCTTGGAAGGACCTATGGATTAAAAGGGATCTATATAGTTCAACCCCTTGAGGACCAAAGAGAGTTAGCCCAAGAACTCTTAGACTTCTGGTTGAAAGGTGGTGGAGCTAAATACAACCCATTACGTAAAGAAGCCCTAAAATTGGTAAAAGTTTTTTCTACCTTTGAAGAAGCCTTAGATGCAGTCCACCATCAGGAAGGAGAAAAACCTTTGTTGGTCGGGACAGATGCTTCTCCTAAAAAACCCCCTATTCCTATAGAAACTCTACAGAAGTTTTTGTGGGAAACACCTATAGTCATTGTTTTAGGAACTGCCTGGGGACTTACCGAAGAGTTTCTAGCAAAATGTGATCATTTTTTAGAACCAATTTGGGGAAGGCTTGACACATACAACCATCTTTCTGTCCGCTCAGCAGCCTCCATCATCATCGACCGTCTGTTAGGACTATATAGTTTCTACAAAAAATCTTATAAAAGAAAAGATTGA
- a CDS encoding biotin/lipoyl-containing protein: MNYIFVKPGMSPREIVQKVRELPGVCFVSVGMRDAGQSDYKNRLRIYDLKTLAPYYNEMGLFAAECHGGARWHVGIMNRRESPFEEIAILRELMPNVLLQTLIRETNMWGYRPYPKNVIEYVVEVVDIDVWRCFSFLNDIRNMRPVAEVVMKRGRLFEPAISYTVAPWFDTKYYLKVVDEIVDLCGGVDEIVLCIKDMAGVGTVSSVTELIDSIKQKYPDLVINYHRHITDGLAIPVLLAAAKAGAKIIDVEEDTLVRFYGHSPILAVEAIFREEGIPVHLNRKAAEQAVEKVREWIRDYDWAESPFKGFDHMVTKHKMPGGAFPSSFEQAEKGGFLHLMPYILQVMSLYNQIVKYFDVTPGSQITWVTCSGIVNRYAKEQGEEGVKHVIKLLKKFVEEKNQDFSAMEPWEQEELLQLFKNAPGDFKNLILGHYGRMPVGWPADWVYQSTFGDEWENKIKERKESSPVEAIPDEDLTALRRKLEEELGRKATEEEFILYLMHPKDALDFIKFREKYGDAPLYLPTKVWREGLKKPGDKVEFIYEGKPYCIELVSIGVENDGIIHVVLKVNNKTRVFEVKTPRAKKEEVRKAVRPNEIGAPISGTVWRIGNPKRGTLKVGDIVHKGEEIANLESMKMENPVLAPFDAQIVEICVRLNQMVEEGQLLFVLKPLENNANIENTGESNIEKLPH, translated from the coding sequence ATGAACTATATTTTTGTAAAACCAGGTATGAGCCCAAGAGAAATAGTACAAAAAGTAAGAGAACTCCCTGGCGTATGTTTTGTTTCGGTTGGTATGAGAGATGCAGGTCAGTCAGATTATAAAAACAGACTAAGGATTTACGATTTAAAAACCCTTGCCCCTTATTATAATGAGATGGGACTCTTTGCAGCCGAATGTCATGGTGGAGCAAGATGGCACGTAGGAATTATGAATCGAAGAGAAAGTCCCTTCGAAGAGATAGCAATTTTAAGGGAGCTCATGCCTAACGTACTTTTACAAACCCTTATACGAGAAACTAACATGTGGGGTTATCGACCATACCCTAAAAACGTCATAGAGTATGTAGTAGAAGTGGTAGACATAGATGTCTGGAGATGTTTCTCTTTTTTAAACGACATAAGAAACATGCGCCCTGTAGCTGAAGTGGTGATGAAAAGAGGAAGACTTTTTGAACCTGCCATTTCTTATACTGTTGCCCCTTGGTTTGACACCAAATATTACCTAAAAGTGGTTGACGAAATAGTAGATCTCTGTGGTGGGGTAGACGAAATAGTTCTTTGTATCAAAGATATGGCTGGTGTAGGAACGGTATCTTCGGTTACTGAATTGATAGATAGCATCAAACAAAAATATCCTGATTTGGTGATCAACTACCATCGTCACATCACCGATGGACTTGCCATCCCTGTGCTGTTAGCAGCTGCCAAAGCAGGAGCTAAGATCATAGACGTAGAAGAAGATACCCTGGTCAGGTTTTATGGACATTCCCCTATCTTGGCCGTAGAAGCTATATTTAGAGAAGAAGGAATCCCAGTACATCTTAACAGAAAAGCTGCAGAACAGGCAGTAGAAAAGGTTAGAGAATGGATCAGAGACTATGACTGGGCTGAGTCTCCTTTTAAAGGTTTTGACCATATGGTTACCAAACATAAAATGCCAGGAGGTGCCTTTCCCAGTTCTTTTGAACAGGCAGAAAAAGGCGGGTTTCTTCATCTAATGCCTTACATCCTTCAAGTAATGTCTTTATACAACCAAATAGTAAAATACTTTGACGTAACCCCTGGCTCCCAAATAACCTGGGTAACCTGTAGTGGTATAGTCAACAGATATGCCAAAGAACAGGGAGAAGAAGGGGTTAAACATGTCATCAAACTTCTAAAGAAATTCGTAGAAGAGAAAAATCAGGATTTTTCTGCCATGGAACCCTGGGAACAGGAAGAGCTTTTACAACTTTTCAAAAACGCACCTGGAGATTTTAAAAATCTCATCCTTGGTCATTACGGGAGGATGCCTGTAGGATGGCCAGCTGACTGGGTATATCAGAGCACCTTTGGAGACGAGTGGGAAAATAAAATAAAAGAAAGAAAGGAGTCCTCCCCTGTAGAGGCTATTCCTGATGAAGATCTAACCGCTTTAAGAAGAAAACTGGAAGAGGAGCTCGGAAGAAAGGCCACAGAAGAAGAGTTTATCCTGTACCTTATGCATCCTAAGGATGCCTTAGATTTCATAAAATTTAGAGAAAAATATGGAGATGCCCCTTTATACCTTCCCACCAAAGTCTGGAGAGAGGGCCTTAAAAAACCAGGAGATAAGGTAGAGTTTATCTATGAAGGTAAACCTTACTGTATAGAATTAGTGTCCATAGGTGTAGAAAACGACGGGATCATCCATGTAGTATTAAAAGTAAACAACAAGACCAGGGTTTTTGAAGTGAAAACACCAAGAGCTAAAAAAGAAGAGGTGAGAAAAGCAGTAAGACCTAATGAAATAGGTGCTCCTATTAGCGGAACAGTTTGGAGAATAGGCAATCCAAAAAGAGGCACCCTTAAGGTTGGAGACATCGTGCATAAAGGAGAGGAAATCGCTAACTTAGAATCGATGAAAATGGAAAACCCTGTGTTAGCACCTTTTGATGCTCAAATCGTAGAAATTTGTGTAAGGCTTAACCAGATGGTAGAAGAAGGCCAACTGCTCTTTGTGCTTAAACCTTTAGAAAACAACGCTAATATAGAAAACACAGGAGAATCCAACATAGAAAAATTACCTCATTAA
- a CDS encoding acetyl-CoA carboxylase biotin carboxylase subunit: MKKINKVLIANRGVPAVRIMNTCRDKKIKTVAIYSTPDRLAYHVFLADEAVHIGEAPPHDSYLNMEKIIKVALEKKCDAIHPGWGFLAENADFAELVEQAGLVWVGPPPEVIRLMGDKIRAKKIAQRANVPTIPGLLNVKTVEDILRWMKEDEVDFPIMIKAASGGGGKGMVRVDTAEELPVALEKAKSEAKKAFGDDTLLVEKYIRSGRHIEVQVCADKYGHVVHLYERECTLQRRNQKILEEAPSPSISDDLRQEICFTAVRLMREIGYHSVGTVEFLLDPKTNKFYFLEVNTRLQVEHGVTELITGLDLVSLMFSIAEGHPLPFEQDDIHPNRHAIEVRINAEDPKTFNPSFGTITRLEIPQGPGIRVASGVYEGAEVPPYYDSLIMLVMSAGADRSEAIRVMDRALSRGLRVEGIKTIAPLLLSIIRHPDFIEGKFSTRFIEEHHEELLSMVKEKTADDEVLKIAKYIAEISALGPQDWM; encoded by the coding sequence ATGAAAAAAATCAACAAAGTTTTGATAGCCAATCGTGGGGTCCCTGCAGTCAGGATTATGAATACCTGCAGAGATAAAAAAATTAAAACTGTGGCTATCTACAGCACACCCGACAGATTAGCCTATCATGTCTTTTTGGCTGATGAAGCAGTCCATATCGGAGAAGCTCCCCCTCACGATTCTTACCTAAACATGGAAAAAATCATTAAAGTTGCTTTAGAAAAAAAGTGTGATGCCATCCATCCTGGATGGGGATTTTTGGCAGAGAATGCAGATTTTGCAGAGTTGGTGGAACAAGCTGGGCTTGTGTGGGTAGGTCCTCCTCCGGAGGTTATAAGGCTTATGGGAGACAAAATCAGGGCTAAAAAAATAGCCCAAAGAGCTAATGTTCCGACCATCCCCGGTCTTTTGAACGTAAAAACAGTAGAAGATATCTTAAGATGGATGAAGGAGGATGAAGTAGATTTCCCTATCATGATTAAGGCTGCTTCAGGTGGTGGTGGAAAGGGAATGGTAAGAGTAGATACAGCTGAAGAATTACCTGTAGCTCTTGAAAAAGCAAAGTCTGAGGCCAAAAAAGCTTTTGGGGACGATACTTTGTTAGTAGAAAAGTACATTCGAAGCGGTAGACACATAGAAGTACAAGTCTGTGCAGACAAATACGGACATGTAGTCCATCTGTATGAAAGAGAATGTACTCTACAGAGAAGAAACCAAAAAATTTTAGAAGAAGCCCCGTCTCCAAGCATATCTGATGACCTAAGACAAGAGATATGTTTTACAGCCGTAAGGTTGATGAGAGAAATAGGATACCATTCTGTAGGAACAGTAGAATTTCTTTTAGATCCTAAAACCAACAAATTTTATTTCCTTGAGGTTAACACCAGGCTCCAAGTAGAACATGGTGTAACAGAACTTATAACCGGTCTTGACCTGGTAAGCCTTATGTTTTCTATAGCAGAAGGTCATCCTCTTCCTTTTGAACAAGACGACATACACCCTAACAGACATGCCATAGAAGTAAGAATTAACGCTGAAGACCCAAAAACCTTTAATCCTTCTTTTGGAACTATAACCAGACTTGAAATCCCTCAAGGTCCAGGGATAAGGGTTGCCTCTGGAGTTTATGAAGGGGCAGAAGTACCTCCTTACTATGACTCACTCATCATGCTGGTTATGTCAGCTGGTGCTGACAGGTCAGAAGCTATTAGAGTCATGGATAGGGCCTTGAGCCGAGGGTTAAGAGTAGAAGGGATAAAAACCATCGCTCCCTTACTTTTAAGCATTATCAGGCATCCTGATTTTATAGAAGGTAAGTTTTCTACCAGGTTTATAGAGGAACATCATGAAGAGCTTCTTTCCATGGTAAAAGAAAAAACTGCAGATGATGAGGTCTTAAAGATAGCTAAATATATAGCTGAAATCTCAGCCTTAGGACCCCAAGACTGGATGTAA